From Juglans regia cultivar Chandler chromosome 8, Walnut 2.0, whole genome shotgun sequence, the proteins below share one genomic window:
- the LOC108979516 gene encoding homeobox-leucine zipper protein ATHB-15-like yields MMAVSSACKDGNKDGLDNGKYVRYTPEQVEALERLYHDCPKPSSMRRQQLIRECPILSNIEPKQIKVWFQNRRCREKQRKEASRLQAVNRKLSAMNKLLMEENDRLQKQVSQLVYENSYFRQHTQNATLATTDTSCESVVTSGQHQLTSQHPPRDASPAGLMSLAEETLTEFLSKATGTAVEWVQMPGMKPGPDSIGIIAISHGCPGVAARACGLVGLEPSRVAEILKDRHSWFRGCRAVDVLNVLSTGNGGTIELLYMQLYAPTTLAPARDFWLLRYTSVLEDGSLVVCERSLNNTQNGPSMPAVQQFVRAEMLPSGYLIRPCEGGGSIIHIVDHMDLEPWSVPEVLRPLYESSTLLAQKTTMAALRHLRQISQEVSQQPNVTGWGRRPAALRALSQRLSKGFNEAVNGFTVEGWSMLESDGIDDVTVLVNSSPAKMMGGDISYANGFPSMSNAVLCAKASMLLQNVPPAVLLRFLREHRSEWADSSIDAYSAAAIKAGPSSLIGVRTASFGSQVILPLAHTIEHEEFMEVIKLESMGHYREDMIMAGDIFLLQLCSGVDENAAGTCAELIFAPIDSSFSDDAPIIPSGFRIIPIDSGIDSSSPNRTLDLASALEVGPTGNKASGENSGHCGSTKSVMTIAFQFAIEVHLQDNVAAMARQYVRSIIASVQRVALALSPSCFSSHAGFRSPPGTPEAHTLAQWICHSYRCYLGVELLSEGSESNLKTLWHHSDAVMCCSLKALPTFTFANQAGLDMLETTLVALQDITLEKIFDDNGRKILCSEFPQIMQQGFMCLQGGICLSSMGRPISYERAVAWKVLNEEENAHCICFMFINWSFV; encoded by the exons ATGATGGCGGTGAGTTCGGCCTGCAAAGATGGCAATAAGGACGGGTTGGATAACGGCAAGTATGTTCGGTACACGCCTGAGCAAGTTGAGGCGCTCGAAAGACTCTACCACGACTGCCCCAAACCCAGCTCCATGCGCCGTCAACAGCTTATAAGGGAATGTCCTATTCTCTCCAACATCGAGCCCAAGCAGATCAAAGTTTGGTTCCAAAACCGAAG ATGTAGAGAGAAGCAGCGAAAAGAGGCATCACGCCTACAAGCTGTGAATAGGAAGTTATCTGCGATGAATAAGCTTCTGATGGAGGAAAATGATCGGTTGCAGAAGCAGGTGTCACAGCTCGTGTACGAGAACAGTTATTTCCGCCAACATACACAAAAT GCGACCCTCGCCACCACAGACACGAGTTGTGAGTCGGTGGTGACCAGTGGTCAACACCAATTGACTTCTCAGCATCCTCCAAGGGATGCAAGCCCTGCAGG ACTCATGTCCCTTGCAGAGGAGACTTTAACAGAGTTTCTTTCAAAGGCCACCGGAACTGCTGTGGAGTGGGTCCAAATGCCTGGGATGAAG CCTGGTCCGGATTCCATTGGAATCATTGCTATTTCTCATGGTTGCCCTGGAGTGGCAGCACGTGCATGTGGCCTTGTTGGTCTAGAACCTTCGAGA GTCGCCGAAATCCTCAAAGATCGGCATTCATGGTTCCGTGGTTGCCGAGCTGTGGATGTCTTAAATGTGTTGTCCACTGGAAATGGTGGAACCATTGAACTGCTTTACATGCAG CTATATGCACCTACAACTTTGGCACCGGCTCGTGACTTCTGGTTGCTGCGCTACACATCTGTTTTGGAGGATGGTAGTCTTGTG GTCTGTGAAAGATCACTTAACAATACTCAGAATGGCCCTAGCATGCCGGCTGTGCAACAATTTGTGAGAGCAGAAATGCTACCCAGTGGGTATCTGATTAGACCTTGTGAAGGGGGTGGATCAATTATTCATATAGTAGATCATATGGATTTAGAG CCTTGGAGTGTACCTGAAGTGTTGCGCCCGCTTTACGAATCTTCAACACTACTTGCTCAGAAGACAACGATGGCG GCCTTGCGCCATTTGAGGCAGATCTCTCAAGAagtttctcagcaaccaaatgTCACTGGTTGGGGGAGGAGACCTGCAGCTTTACGTGCTCTTAGCCAGAGACTGAGCAA GGGGTTTAACGAAGCAGTTAATGGGTTTACAGTTGAGGGATGGTCTATGTTAGAAAGTGATGGCATTGATGATGTTACCGTTCTTGTGAACTCATCTCCTGCAAAGATGATGGGTGGGGATATTTCTTATGCCAATGGATTTCCGTCTATGAGCAATGCGGTGCTATGTGCAAAAGCTTCCATGTTATTACAA AATGTGCCTCCTGCAGTACTTCTTAGATTTCTGCGAGAACACCGGTCGGAGTGGGCAGACAGCAGTATTGATGCGTATTCAGCTGCTGCCATTAAGGCTGGTCCTTCTAGCTTAATAGGAGTTCGAACTGCAAGTTTTGGAAGTCAGGTCATTCTTCCGCTGGCTCACACAATTGAGCATGAAGAG TTTATGGAGGTCATTAAGCTTGAAAGTATGGGCCACTATCGAGAGGACATGATTATGGCTGGTGACATCTTCCTCTTGCAA CTTTGTAGTGGAGTGGATGAGAATGCTGCTGGGACCTGTGCCGAGCTCATCTTTGCTCCCATCGATTCCTCCTTTTCTGATGATGCACCAATTATACCCTCCGGTTTTCGTATTATTCCTATTGACTCTGGAATT GACTCCTCCAGCCCAAACCGCACACTTGATCTTGCCTCTGCTCTTGAAGTTGGACCCACTGGAAACAAAGCATCTGGTGAAAATTCTGGCCACTGTGGGAGCACCAAATCTGTGATGACAATAGCATTCCAGTTCGCAATTGAAGTCCACCTTCAAGACAATGTAGCAGCCATGGCACGACAGTATGTCCGGAGTATTATAGCATCTGTACAGAGGGTGGCACTGGCGCTCTCTCCTTCTTGTTTTAGTTCACATGCTGGTTTTCGGTCACCACCGGGCACTCCTGAAGCTCACACGCTTGCTCAATGGATCTGTCACAGCTACAG GTGCTATCTAGGGGTTGAACTACTAAGCGAAGGAAGTGAATCCAATCTCAAAACTCTTTGGCATCATTCAGATGCTGTCATGTGTTGCTCTTTAAAG GCACTGCCGACTTTTACATTTGCAAATCAGGCTGGTCTTGACATGCTTGAGACAACCTTGGTTGCGCTTCAAGATATTACTCTGGAAAAGATTTTTGATGACAATGGAAGGAAAATCCTGTGTTCAGAGTTCCCACAGATAATGCAGCAG GGTTTTATGTGTCTTCAAGGTGGAATTTGCTTGTCTAGCATGGGGAGGCCAATTTCCTATGAGAGAGCAGTGGCATGGAAGGTGTTGAATGAGGAAGAGAATGCTCATTGTATCTGCTTCATGTTCATCAACTGGTCTTTCGTCTGA
- the LOC108979506 gene encoding probably inactive leucine-rich repeat receptor-like protein kinase At2g25790: MMAKNGAKTCRPWTLLIMFLIILFFTLPEVYGEELEALFSFKGSIKDPLGFLSNWSSSANFCNWHGIACDNSSRVNSIELSGKNISGKISASIFQLHYVEVLDLSDNQLSGEIPRGLFSCASLRYLNLSNNNLTGSLPSISGSRLETLDLSNNMLSGKIPDNIGLLSSLRYLDLGGNCLVGKIPNSISNITSLQVFTLDSNQLEGEIPREIGLMKSLKWIYIGYNNLSGEIPDEIGDLASIYHLDLVYNNLSGQIPPSLGNLSNLQYLFLYNNKLTGPIPRSLFDLRKLVSLDLSDNSLSGEIPEVIVQLQNLEILHLFSNNFTGKIPASLSSLPRLQVLQLWSNKLSGKIPEDLGRWNNLTMLDLSSNSLVGKIPKSVCNSGRLFKLILFSNSLQGEIPKSLSSCKSLRRVRIQNNRLSGELSSEFTKLRLVYFLDISGNNLSGRIDGQRWDMPSLEMLNLAKNKLSGELPGSFGSDKLQNLDLSENQFSGEIPQSFGRLSELRLLELSENMLSGNIPEELSSCKKLVSLDLSHNQLSGKIPVNLAELPALGLLDLSANHLSGEIPPNLGRVESLVEVNISQNRFHGSLPSTGAFLAINASAVAGNDLCGGDTSSGLPPCKGLKSPMWWYVLACFLAALAIFALATVITVFIRRRKELELKRVENEDGMWEMQFFDSKASRSITIDDILSSTKQENAIMSGRKEISYRGKSFMNNMQFVVKEINDANLIQPGFCSFISNFGKLWHPNIIRLIGVCRSQKGGFLVYEYVEGKILSEILRDLSWEKRRKIAIGIARALQFLHGYGSPSVLVGLLSPEKVLVDGKDEARLSLGLPGLVCTDTKCFVSPAYVAPETRQIKDISEQSDIYGFGLILIELLTGKSPADRDFGVHENMVEWARYCYSDCHLDAWIDGIIRPHIARNNEKEIVETMNLALHCSATDPMARPCASDVLKTLESVFTPRSCVSALNLSLTYK; encoded by the exons ATGATGGCAAAGAACGGAGCTAAAACATGTCGGCCATGGACATTGTTGATCATGTTCTTGATCATCTTGTTCTTCACTCTCCCGGAGGTGTATGGCGAGGAATTAGAGGCTCTCTTTTCGTTCAAAGGTTCGATCAAGGACCCCTTAGGCTTTCTTTCCAACTGGAGCTCCTCTGCCAATTTTTGCAACTGGCACGGCATCGCCTGCGACAACTCTTCCCGCGTTAACTCAATCGAGCTCTCCGGAAAAAACATCTCTGGCAAAATTTCTGCCTCAATTTTCCAGTTGCATTATGTCGAAGTTCTTGATCTCTCCGACAATCAGCTCTCCGGAGAAATCCCACGTGGTTTATTTTCTTGCGCTTCTCTTCGTTATCTCAATCTTAGCAACAATAACTTAACGGGATCGTTGCCCAGCATTTCCGGTTCCCGCCTTGAAACATTAGATCTGTCCAACAACATGCTTTCGGGTAAAATTCCAGACAACATCGGATTACTTTCGAGCCTAAGATATCTTGATCTGGGTGGAAATTGTTTGGTGGGAAAAATTCCAAATTCCATCTCGAATATCACAAGCTTGCAAGTCTTTACTTTGGATTCTAACCAGCTAGAGGGCGAAATCCCTCGTGAAATAGGCCTTATGAAGAGCTTGAAATGGATTTACATCGGCTACAACAATCTTTCGGGCGAAATTCCAGATGAGATTGGAGACCTGGCTTCTATATATCATCTTGATCTTGTCTACAACAATCTGAGTGGACAAATTCCACCATCTCTCGGGAACCTCAGCAATCTTCAGTATCTCTTCCTCTACAATAACAAGCTCACGGGTCCTATTCCAAGATCACTTTTCGACCTCAGAAAGCTGGTCTCGCTTGATCTTAGCGACAATTCTCTTTCGGGTGAGATCCCGGAAGTTATTGTTCAGTTGCAAAACTTGGAGATTCTTCATCTTTTCTCCAATAACTTTACCGGAAAGATTCCGGCTTCTTTATCCTCTCTGCCTAGGCTTCAAGTTCTCCAACTATGGTCGAACAAGTTATCCGGCAAGATCCCTGAAGACCTAGGAAGGTGGAACAATCTCACTATGCTAGACCTTTCGTCCAATTCTCTCGTCGGAAAAATACCCAAAAGCGTGTGCAACTCGGGTCGACTTTTTAAGCTCATCCTCTTCTCGAATTCTCTCCAAGGCGAAATTCCCAAGAGTTTAAGTTCTTGCAAAAGCTTACGGCGAGTTCGTATCCAAAACAACCGTCTCTCCGGTGAATTATCTTCTGAATTCACAAAACTGCGGCTAGTATACTTCTTGGATATCTCAGGAAACAATCTTTCTGGCAGGATCGACGGGCAAAGGTGGGATATGCCGTCACTGGAAATGCTGAATTTGGCCAAAAACAAGCTTTCCGGGGAGTTGCCGGGTTCATTCGGTAGTGACAAGCTCCAGAACTTGGACTTGTCAGAAAATCAGTTTTCAGGTGAGATCCCCCAAAGCTTTGGAAGATTATCAGAGCTAAGGCTACTAGAGCTAAGTGAAAACATGCTCTCTGGTAATATTCCAGAAGAATTGTCTTCATGCAAGAAGCTTGTGAGTTTAGACCTCAGTCACAATCAGCTAAGTGGCAAAATTCCAGTCAATCTCGCTGAACTGCCAGCTCTCGGCCTGCTTGATTTGTCTGCAAACCATTTGTCCGGAGAAATTCCACCAAATTTAGGAAGAGTTGAATCCCTTGTGGAAGTGAATATCTCTCAAAATCGCTTTCATGGAAGCTTACCGTCCACCGGAGCCTTTCTTGCCATAAATGCCAGCGCGGTTGCTGGCAACGATCTTTGTGGTGGCGATACTTCCAGCGGTTTACCGCCATGCAAAGGCCTAAAAAGTCCCATGTGGTGGTATGTTCTCGCTTGCTTTTTAGCTGCGTTGGCAATCTTTGCTCTTGCTACTGTTATCACTGTTTTCATTCGGCGACGAAAGGAATTGGAGTTGAAAAGAGTGGAAAACGAAGATGGAATGTGGGAAATGCAGTTCTTTGACTCCAAGGCGTCAAGATCCATAACAATTGACGATATCTTGTCATCGACGAAACAAGAAAATGCCATTATGAGTGGGAGGAAAGAGATTTCATACAGAGGGAAGTCTTTCATGAACAACATGCAGTTCGTCGTGAAGGAAATCAATGATGCCAATTTAATTCAACCGGgattttgttcttttatctCTAATTTCGGTAAGCTATGGCATCCAAACATCATAAGGTTGATCGGAGTGTGCCGGTCCCAAAAGGGTGGGTTTTTGGTTTACGAGTACGTGGAAGGGAAAATTTTGAGTGAGATTCTTCGTGACTTGAGTTGGGAGAAACGACGTAAAATTGCCATCGGGATTGCGAGAGCGCTACAGTTTTTACATGGCTATGGTTCGCCGAGTGTTCTGGTCGGTCTGCTGTCGCCGGAGAAAGTTCTGGTCGACGGGAAAGATGAAGCTCGCCTGAGTTTGGGCCTCCCTGGATTGGTTTGTACGGACACCAAGTGCTTCGTTTCTCCCGCCTACGTAGCCCCAG AAACCAGACAGATAAAAGATATCTCAGAGCAGAGTGATATCTATGGATTTGGTCTCATCTTGATCGAACTGCTGACGGGAAAAAGCCCCGCCGACCGGGATTTTGGCGTGCATGAGAACATGGTGGAGTGGGCCAGGTATTGCTACTCAGACTGTCATCTTGATGCTTGGATCGATGGGATCATAAGGCCACATATTGCAAGGAATAATGAGAAGGAGATCGTCGAAACCATGAACCTAGCCCTCCACTGCTCCGCCACTGACCCCATGGCTAGACCATGCGCGAGCGATGTCTTGAAAACCCTGGAGTCTGTTTTTACACCAAGGTCTTGCGTTTCTGCCCTAAACCTTTCAttaacttataaatag